TATCTTCTCTCTAGCTTTAAAAACCTGAAACATCAATAAAAATTCAACTAAGCATTCAAAACTAGTTTAGTCTACAAGCTGGCACGTTTCAATTGCcaccaattttaacaaaaaatagatttgattttcTAGTCTAAAACACCTAGAGAAGGTTTCGAAACTTCATGCTATATGGTATAGTTGACATAAATTGCAGTACAAAGAAGACGAATTAGAAGAAGGAAAGGGGGGGGGGCGGGGGACAATTTTGTAGAAAGGAAGAATCGTTTGTACCAATAACCTGATTTTGCCAATCTGTGAAACTTGTTCCATGAGCATTTCTATGCTtgcaaattttcacaaaataaataaatatcaactcaaaattttatCCATTGCTTAATACAGTCTATGCCTATGTACCAAGCCGATGTGTGTCCTTAGTTTTTTCGTTACTCTTCCAATTAAGTGAGAAATAATCTACTACAAAGTTAAGGTGCTCTTTCATACCCTGTGCGTTCAAATACCACAATCTAAACTCAACTAAGCAGTAAAAAATGGAGTTTTTGAGTAATAAGTTAGTTTGGGCCAGCCATGTTAACCAGACCCAGACTAAGAGGCCAGGAATAGGCTAAGCTAGTCTTAAAGGACAGCAGGTGCTAACCAAACAATAGATTCAACCAGGTTAAAAACAACTTCAAACTGATTAGAGAATATTATGATTCCCTCACATCATCCTTtgattcaaaattaattttctctaTATCATTTAGAATGGTGTTCATCAGCaaaagcaattacaagtaaacATAATTATTGTTGGCACAAGAAATACAACATCTAAaagtaaacaataattaaatcaCAGGGAATGCTGTTATAATAAAATTAGCAAGCAAGCTCAACCCATGCGAAATTTAGTACAATTCTTCTAACCTTAGTTTTCCTTGGACCATTCCACTACATCTCTATGTATAATTCATACTAATACTGTTTTTGGTAACTCTTACCGATAAATGGTTAAAACTTGGAAAAATGTATTTGATTTATTACTCGATTTCTGCACCAACTAGTCTTTGTAAATAAGAATAACAAAATTCAATTCCAGAAGACAGCAAACAAATAGCTTCATTGTCATAATTAAACAAAGATGTAAAGAAAATTGACTTATATGagtaaataaatatgtaaacaAAGACATGGATGGTATACACAGACCATCATTTAAGACAATTAGCAAGATACTTATCATATGACAACTGCCCTAAATCTTGATATTCATTTAATCAGGTAAACATTTTAAAATGTGACATTGAATCTTCTTGTTTTCAGTTCCTCTCTCTTGCTCGATATCATAGATCTAATTCATACCTAATCTAGAAGATCAAAGCCTTAAAATTGCTCTCCCTTTTTCACAACAATAATGACAAAagaattaatcaaattatataaaagaaaatttctggGAAAATGTAAATTAAATAATGCTATTTAAAATACTTACATGAGATCCAAAGAATAAAAAGCCAAAATAGTTTCTTTCTCCAATTCCACTTACTCCACAGTCTCTTCTTTCTCAAGCTTGGTTCTTAACTGCAAAAGCAAAAGGAATTAACATGCAAGCCCATGATAAATCACCAACAAAgaacaaaatacataaaaataaaaactcattcagacattttcacaaacaataCATATGCACTCATTGATACACCTGAATCTTCAATAAGAACTAAAAttccaaacaataaaaataacattCTCAAATTCCTTAGCTACTTCATCAACTATAAAACCCAATGGCAGTATCATCTATATTAATCCAACTAAAAAATGCACATGGATaaatttgattatttaaaaaaaaaaaccttcaatgTCGAAACAAATCAGAGAGTGGGTAAGAGAGATTGCAGAAATATTAATCTGCCCCCAAAAAATCTCTTTATGGATGACTATCAATGTATAATTTCCTCAAATCTTAACTGTAAgagttaaccaaaaaaaaatcattagtgCGAACTGCAAAATATCAATGGCagtaaaagcaagaaaaaaaaaaaaaaaaaaaaatgagaattctTCAAGATGCAGAAACTTCTACTCCCCTTGTCTCTCTCCCTCAAATTTTtacagaggaaaaaaaaaattcaacaaatggTACCAATCTCAAAGCATGAATACACACAATTTACTCAAAAACCAATCTCAGTTTACTCAAAAACCAACAAATGGTACCAAtctcaaaaaccaacaaaatttaCTCAAAGCGTGAATAGCAGCAAATACACACAATCAGAGAACtaggttttcagttttcacatggATAAAAGAAGGAACACTGATCAACCATAAATAGGATGCAAAATTAGGTTTGAACCAAGAAAACACCAAGTCATCGATCCGCGTGAAAACCCTATCCTCCAAAAAGAACCTACTCCGCCTCCCTATATAAACTCTCCCAAACCCACCAACCTCTTcgtcacattttttttccttgcaagCTTTTTCACATTCCGAATCTCTCTCTAGaattttcactctctctcaaaaatcaatGGCACCCACAAAGGCAGAAAAGAAGCCGGCGGAGAAGAAGCCAGTGGCGGCGGAGAAAGCTCCGGCGAAGGCCGAGAAGAAGATCTCGAAGGAAGGCGGTAgcgatttgaagaagaagaagaaggtcaAGAAGAGCATCGAGACTTACAAGATCTACCTATTCAAGGTTCTCAAACAGGTCCACCCCGATATTGGGATTTCGAGCAAGGCTATGGGGATCATGAACAGCTTCATCAACGATATCTTCGAGAAGCTCGCCCAGGAGTCATCGCGATTGGCTCGGTACAACAAGAAGCCCACGATCACGTCTCGGGAGATTCAGACTGCGGTGCGTTTGGTGTTGCCTGGTGAGTTGGCTAAGCACGCTGTCTctgaaggaaccaaggctgtcacCAAGTTTACTAGTTCTTGAATTTGATGTTTTTGTTAGTTTCTGTTTGGCAAAGCAAACTATAGTTTGTAACGTTTGGTAGAGAAATTTAATGGAATTTGTTGGTTCTGGGAATTGTTTGGAATGAttggttgtttgtttttcaatggGATGTGAATGTGAATGTGTTTGGTGGGAAAACGATTGAAATTATGTATTTACCAAACGGGAAATGGGATAATGTTGATTTGTGTATTTGATATATAAAGTGGGttgtgataattattttttgggggagatgctagtggtggtggtgtttttgctaatggaaactgaaaaaaaaaaaaaaaatgagaccgATTTCTATGGTAGTGTGAAATTATAACTTGAATTAGAATATGCTTTAAAAATTGTGTGGgaattttgaacttttaatgaaaaatttccCGGAAAAATCtggattggttttgattaatGACTGAATTTtagtttgatatttttgaaGAGATATGGTGGTTTGGCAATCAAGTTTTCAATAAATTCTTGTATGTGAGAATGGCTTTCTTGGAAGATTGTCACCTACTCATAAAAATGGTATATAATctatatagttttatttatttatttttattttgtatatatgaaAGACTGGTGTGCAAACAATTTCATTCTACTCTCAGTCTCAAAAAGACATTCCAATCAACTTGAAGTATAAAAATGTGCAAAAGAACAAACGCACAACCATTACATAATCGCCATGATAATGACAAAAGAATTATACAATTATAAgagaaaattattgtaaaatgtaaattaaataATGCGACTTAAAATACTTACAAGAGATTCAAGGAGGCACAATAGTTTCTTACTCCacactctctttttcttaagtTTAGTTCTTAACTGCAAAAGCAAAAGGAATTAACAAGCAAGCCCATGAAAAATCAccaacaaagaacaaaaatacataaacataaaaaatcattcagacattttcacaaacaataCATATGCACTCATTGATGGACCTGAATCTTcaataagaattaaaattccaaacgataaaaataatattctcAAATTCCTTAGCTACTTCATCAACTATAAAACCCAATGGCAGTATCATCTATATTAATCCAACTAAAAAAATGCACACggatgaatttaaaaaaaaaaaaaaaaaaaaaacttcaatgtCAAAACAAATCAGAGAGTGGGTAAGAGAGATTGCATAAATATTAATCTGCCCCCAAAAAATCTCTTTATGGATGACTATCAATGTATAATTTCCTCAAATCTTAACTGTAAgagttaaccaaaaaaatcattagtgCAAACTGCTAAATATCAATGGCAGTAAAagcaagaataaaaaaagaaaaagaaactaaatgaGAATTCTTAAAGATGCAGAAACTTCAACTCCCTTTGTCTCTCTCCTTCAATTTtttacagagaaaaaaaaaatcaacaaatggTACCAATCTCAATACCAACAAAATTTACTCAAAGCGTGAATAGAAAATAGACACAATCAGAGAAAtaggttttcagttttcacatagATAAAAGAAGGAACACTGATCAACCATAAATATGATGCAAAATTAGGTTTGAACCATCTACATTGGCAAATTTCTTATTAGAGCAGTATAATGAGTGAAGCTTGAAAATGTATTTCCTATCTGAATCATATTCTTAACTTGCCTAAGGTTTTATACTAGTTATTAAGCTTCTTGAAAGTGATGAAGAAAAACTAAAAGACAACTGGACTATACTTGTTAGCGACCAAACCAACTGTACggcaagaaagaaaagaaaataaactaggATTAGAATTATAACAGGAAGGATGTTGGAGTTGGTCATTACCATTGGATGAAGAGggaaatatttcatttttttcacattAAATAAATACTTAGTCATCACAGTCATCACGgctactctttttcttttttttcttctttttgatttGACAAATCCACGATGGACACCATCCCAACCATCAAAAGTAATGACATGGCTACTGCTGCAGCATTGTGCATTTGCTTGGTTTGACTCTTCCATCAATTCCATGTCTTGCTCATATACCAAACTGACCCCACATTGCCCCACAGGATTCGATGGATCAGGAGAGTCGATTTCAAATACAACCTCAATCTGACTGCATTCACCTTTCCCAACAGTACTAAACCAATCATCACGAGACAAATACAATAACCAAACATGGTTCGAACTACAGGACCCAAAATGAAATTGAGAGATATATTGACTGTGAGGCATATCACCAATGGCTTTCACACGAGCTCTAAAACCAGATCTGAGACCTCCATGTCTATTGAAAAGAGCACATAGAGTGAATCCCATCCATCTACTGTTACACCAATTTGGAGACAACACTACGCTTATTGAGTTTCCCCTACTTTGATGAGTTAACCACCGCGGAACTGAACATCCGGGAATAATGATCTGAAATTCAGTTTTAGAtccatcttcttttcttttggtagCAGTTTCATATCCAATTTTTTGACACAAGAGTCcctgtacccaaaaaaaaaaaaaatacacatgatATTCCATTTAACAAGTGAAGAGAAagagtcaaagagagagaaagaagagattaCCTGTAGGTAACGGTTCAATATTGTAAATGCCACTACACCACTGCTCTCATCATACCCACGAAAAAATGAGCAATGCAAATTTATATATCTTGTGGTCGATGGAAGCTCTGACACTGAAAGAAGCTTCCGGCAGTAGGTCAAATCAAGAACTTCAAGTTTCGAAAGTGGACTGAAGATTGCAGGCACGGTGACAAATTTGTGGCGACTTAGTGATAAATATTTTAACGAGGACAAGCAGCCTATACGATTAAGTTCTATTTCTTCAAGTTGAGACATCCCTGTCAAATCAAGTCTTTCCAAACACTTCATTTTCCGTAAGTTCTCCGGCAGGTTGGCAAGCTTTGAGCACCGAGAAAGATCTAGAAATTTAAGAGACCTCAAACTATCCATGTTGCTTGGAAGGCATTTGAGATCTCTGCAGCCTTTTAGATCTAGAATTTCAAGGACTGTCAAACACTCGATTGATGAGGGTGGTAGTTCCTCAATAGCAGTCCCACTCAAAATAAGTTGCGATAGGCTTTTCATAGTTCCCTTAAATTCTGGAATCATCTTGATTTTTGAGCAATGACTAAGATCAATAGACGTAAGGGACTCCATTTTAGCTGACAAGCTGGGAAGATTGGTAAGAGATTTGCAGACCCTCAGATCTAAACTTTTAAGCTTGTTGAGTTGTCCAATAGATGGGTGTAACCCAACCAAATGGTAGCACCATCCAAGCTTTAGTACCTCAAGTCTCGGAGCCCCTGAAAAGTCAGGTGTCCTAATAAGGTTGGACCTGAAAAGATTGATGGACTTCAAGTTTTCTAAACACtgttaaaaagaagaaaaaaaaaaaaaaaaccattaagcaCAGAATTTAGTTTAATAAGTAAAGAATTCTTTGAAATTAAAACTACCTTATTAATGAAAGGAGAAAGCTCAAATACACCGGCACTATATTGTAGCTACActtaaagaaaagagaaataataaataatagaaacGCAGTTAAAAGAACCAAATTACCTTTGCTCCTTCCCAAAGATATTCACACTCGCTGCTCTCCAAATCAAGTTCAACAAGTTTCTTTGGTTGCAAACTAGATGGCAAACATTTTAACGGACAGTGTTTCCATGAAAGATGTCTTAGGCTATTAGGAACATGATTGAGATCAATTGGGATGCGCGACCCACCAATTATTAGCAATCTAAGATTAGACATCTTTGAAAAAGTTTCAGGAAATTCTTCAAAGTTGAAAGCTGCTTCCCCattgttttttttgtgtgaaattaCTTGCCATGTGTCGATGACTATGGCTTGAATTTCATCTGTTGCCTATGATTTCAAAAGCAAACACTTGAGATTTACGCAAGCAAATGATAAGAATTAAGAACATTAGAATTACTACAGTAAAGCCTTCAAAGGAGATAAAAATATCCACTCCCTCAATTTTCCATATATAACCTCCTCTTAATTATTGGTATGCTCAAGAAGGCTAAGGTGGGAAATCGCCTCATTGAACCCgaactaaaaataatttaatttttgcattCCACTTGCCTCTCAAAAATGGCGggtcaaaatttcaaatttaataataGAAAATAGTAAGATGCGCTCCAAATTACCAATTTACCATTTGGCATTGTGATTTTGTGGAGAAAAAGAGCAATGTAAATGAAAATGTATAATGATGGTGTTTGGCTTTGCGTTTTTAAGATAATACAATTCACaatgttttttccttttccattaCATTTACAcactacaacattttcatataGAAATTCTTTCCAGTTTCCacagattttatcaaacacttaggatatgtttggtaactgttttttttttcccttattttctgtttccaaattttttttttagactaaaaaacttgtttggcaaccaaaaaaaaaatctcaaaactcaattgtaaaagaaaatgaaaacatataaaaccctgttttcaatttctagtttttaaaagtcaataaaaacacacattttatttaatgaatctatctcatttaaCGAGTTAGCAttaaagttcaaatcctagtaacaacatattttagtttttttttccttcaaatttttttttttttttttttaatttcaactaataaaacatgtttttgaattcaaaaataccacaacaaaaaattgttttttctttatattcccaaaaataagtttttgaaaatagaaaacaaaaactgttactaAATATAACCTTaatctcattttaaaaaaacacattttcaaaaaacaatttttaaaatcattacacttcaaaacacatttttttaacatCACAAACCGAAACTAAGAGTCACATTAGTAATTAATAGATCATAGTACAACATCacattttaattataaaatgtaTTACACATTAAGCCCTCTTAGTAACTAATAGATCATAGTACATcatattttaaagattttatattttttaaacaatttaaatctCATACTGTCATACATTAAAACAATAAAGGAGCAATattatgatttcaaaatataaggGCATTCACATCAGTCTATATAAAATAGACTAAGGGTCACATTTTAGCCAACTAACCCCAAAAACTACCCACatcatatcatttaaaaatgtataaaacatTTACAAAGCTATAGAgaaaatttggagaaaaatgtgtcaaatttaaacattcaagcaccaaaatcacaaacatcaGTCAAGCTAAAGATATATAAATTTGCAAAGTTACTATAGTAATTGTGTATTTTACATAGTTACTGTAGCTTTgaatatcatttaatttttttttctctcatctctTATCTCATcaaattcctctctctctctctctctctctctctctctctctaaagataataataaacaaagaatgaagaataattatttaaataaattagaatgtataaaatagaatgtttttgaaaagtggttttgtaaaatagaaaatgttctctctctctctctctctctctaaagataataataaacaaagaatgaagaataattatttaaataaattagaatgtataaaatagaatgtttttgaaaagtggttttgtaaaatagaaaatgtaagTTCTTGtactaaaatagatagaaatttttgcacgagttgatgtgaatgctcaACCAGGTAAATATAAAGGTTActatagctctctctctctctctctctctctctctctctctctctctctctctctctctctctctctctctctctctctctctctctctctcctctctctctctctctctctctcttctcttctctctctctctctctctctctctctctctctctctctctctgtgttgcTCCCTAACCTGTACTATCCAACCAGTCAACCACCATCACAATTTAATCATCCTATCACAAAACCCGATTGACCAATCAACTGAAAAATCCATATCAAATCCAACGGCAACTCAAACCCATCAACCTAAACTCAAAGTCAAATCAATTGGTGGCACAAAAAACCATACAACGGAGATCCATGGTGTGAGGGAACTTCAAATCTCACCATTGGTGTGTGGGAGAACTCGAAATCATCGACTGAGGTCACCAAATTGGTTGTGGATGGATTTTGGGTTAATCTATGATGGCGAGGTAGGTAGCGGTTATGTGAGAGAGTGATTTacatgcatgtgtgtgtgtgtgtgagagagagagagagagtttgatgggtttggaaaggaagaaagagtgaAACTAATAATGTGTGAGAGAGACtggtttaaaatatatatatatatatatatatttaaggaggagagagaaatgattCGGgagaattaattaaaaaaatgataaaaaaataatattttaaagaaatgcAATGTAAATAGATAATATGATACaggtgtttttgaaaaatagttttgtaaaataaaacaagtacaTTCCTTGTTAAAATAGACAACAAATTTTACACGAACTAACGTGGATGCTCTAAAAAATCATCATATAGACAATATACTGGCATGTTAAATGaatatattctaaatttttttacttagatACTTAGGTAACCACTTacctattaaatttttttttttttttttttaagaactaatTTACTAAACACAATTATGTCATTATACCTACTCAATcttatttgcaaaaataaaattatagctTCTTACCATATTGTTCTCCAATACATGAAACAAGTCGTCCAAAAGCCACAGCCTTCTTTGCTTTCCAGGCTCTCCACCTGATTGTTGACGAACAATTTTTTGACCCATTTCTATTAGTAGATCATGCATCCCCAAATGCTCACAACCAAATTTATATTTAAGAGTTAGGAGAGATTTATCCATGAGAACTCTTATAGCAATTCTTGCATCAACCCCACAATTCTCTAATATATGTATTACATTCTCTTTTATCCATTTTGTAAAGAAGCATGCAATATCTAAGAATACCTCCTGCCACACATCCTCTAGtccatcaaaacttattttaagtatatcaaatatttcttttggaggattttttttaaaatagttcgATGCACTTTGCCATTCATCTCTTGTTTTTCCAGCTAAAAAGGAACCCAAAATAACAAGAGCTAATGGAAGACCATTAGCATAATTTACCACTTCCTGAGAGAGTGGCATATAATCTTCTCTGGGTTGCTCATTTTTGAAGGCTTTcgaataaaaaagttttaaggCATCATCATTATTTAGTCCATTAGGCTTATATATTTTAAGAACTCCATGTGCAACCAACACATTTTTATCTCTAGTTGTTATAATGATCCAACTCCCCAATCCAAACCAGTGACGCTCTCCAGCCAATTTTTCTAATTGCTGCACATGATTAACATCATCTAGGACGAGTAGAACTTTTTTACGAAGTAACCAATTTTTGATTATGGGAACTCCTTGATGAACATCtgatatatttgtatttgttaCCCCCAAATCTTGAAgaatttttctttgtaattcaAACAAACCACCTTTTTCCGACTTTTCCCTAACATCAGCGATAAAACTAGAAGCTTCAAATTTATCAGAATGCATATGATAAACAACTCTAGCAAGTGTAGTCTTTCCAATTCCCCCCATACCACAAATCCCTATCATGCAAACATTATTCCCAAAATCTAAATACGAAGGGATCAATTCTGCCACAATGGATTCTATTCCTACAAGGCTTTCGTTACTGATTaagaattttgaattcaatttcTTTATCATCTCTTCAACAATTTCTTGGATAAATTCTGACTCATGCCTGCAAAGAAGATAGAAAATCTATATGTGATGGtccaaaccaaatataaaatattcttttttcacAATGTGCTGGACAAATTCTACCCCATGCCAATAAATGAGATTGAAACTATTTACATGATGGTCCAAACCAATTAAAAAACCCCAATtaggaagaaaaatatttgcCTACTTGCTAAAACACATTTGAATTCATTTGCTCAAGTAACGTGGACAGAACTAACCATATATGAACACAAGAGAGTTACTTAGACTAAATAACATGCATGTAACTACCCTTCGCATAAGTggaagaataaaataaagaacacatgTGAGTTATGTGGTTTAGTCTAGTGGTATACATCCACGAAGGAAACCCTTAAGAGTTATATTTTTGATACATGAGTGAAGTACAAATCTTGTATTACAATGAATCCAATTATGGGTGcaactataaatttttgtttggggggagGGGGATGAGACTAAACTACACACATATGCGCGAAAGTTACACATcaacaaaattatcttatatGAGAATTTTACATCCTTCTAAACTTTGCTTGTGTAcatgagttttttaatttgcCATAGACATatatacttcttcttttttttaagattcgCGCCGACTCAGTTCCGATTTGCACCAAACCAATCCGATTCAGCCAGAATTGGGTCATATCGGCCGAATCGGATCGTATCGGCCAGAGGCCGAAACTGACCGAAACAGCTGAAACTGATCGAAACGGCTGAAATAGGCCTTGAATCATGCCGAAACAGCCAAAATCGGCTTTGAATGAGGcccaaacatcctaaatctatccTTCCTCAATTTTATTCTAAATGTTTGTTGCTTCttctgtgttttcttttttgttttgtgtttcttgccttcttttttctttgttttgtgaaccAAGGCcatagtaatgtgttttttaagaatcttttaatagtaaaaatatataaataaatataaataaaaacatttttaataattttttaatcaccgCACCCCGCCACACCCGCACCCTACTTATTCAAAAATTGTCGAGTCTCGCACCTGCACCCGCACCTGAATCCGGAAACACACCCATGCTTCATAGCAAATATaacaaatactaaaataaataaataaaaaagcattaAGCATCTTCcattaaaattataatcaacAGTGGTCTTTCATAATAACAATCCATCCATTATCATCTCCATTGTGAAATTTTGagcaatttctttttcaatgtaaactatcaattaaaaattattaaggtCACTTTTTGCTCTAAATTTCTCAACCCCAAACCTGAATGGAAAAAACACTCTCCTCCCTTGAGGTTTGAAAA
The DNA window shown above is from Quercus lobata isolate SW786 chromosome 7, ValleyOak3.0 Primary Assembly, whole genome shotgun sequence and carries:
- the LOC115952140 gene encoding TMV resistance protein N-like, coding for MSTQGASTSSPSSSSTPRWTYDVFLSFRGEDTRKNFTDHLYNALKNKGIETFRDDEKLERGKSISQELVKAIEESRFAIVIFSIYYASSTWCLDELEHIVRCRKEKGLEVFPIFYHVDPSDVRKQKGTFAEAFDKYKESWKDSIEKVETWKSTLTEVANLSGWDLRDRHESEFIQEIVEEMIKKLNSKFLISNESLVGIESIVAELIPSYLDFGNNVCMIGICGMGGIGKTTLARVVYHMHSDKFEASSFIADVREKSEKGGLFELQRKILQDLGVTNTNISDVHQGVPIIKNWLLRKKVLLVLDDVNHVQQLEKLAGERHWFGLGSWIIITTRDKNVLVAHGVLKIYKPNGLNNDDALKLFYSKAFKNEQPREDYMPLSQEVVNYANGLPLALVILGSFLAGKTRDEWQSASNYFKKNPPKEIFDILKISFDGLEDVWQEVFLDIACFFTKWIKENVIHILENCGVDARIAIRVLMDKSLLTLKYKFGCEHLGMHDLLIEMGQKIVRQQSGGEPGKQRRLWLLDDLFHVLENNMVRSYNFIFANKIE
- the LOC115952998 gene encoding probable histone H2B.3; its protein translation is MAPTKAEKKPAEKKPVAAEKAPAKAEKKISKEGGSDLKKKKKVKKSIETYKIYLFKVLKQVHPDIGISSKAMGIMNSFINDIFEKLAQESSRLARYNKKPTITSREIQTAVRLVLPGELAKHAVSEGTKAVTKFTSS